From the Girardinichthys multiradiatus isolate DD_20200921_A chromosome 22, DD_fGirMul_XY1, whole genome shotgun sequence genome, one window contains:
- the cnrip1b gene encoding CB1 cannabinoid receptor-interacting protein 1b has product MADVPQIVKIGISLKMLPNNSAVYFKSDGARFGQTRTIKLLTGSKYKIGVVVKPGAVQATSMSVGGVTFPLEQQSKDPQSVVYTGQYDTEGVAHTKSGERQPVQINIQFMEVGSFETVWQVKFYNYNKRDHCQWGNSFNSIEYECKPNDTRTLMWINKEMFV; this is encoded by the exons ATGGCCGACGTGCCCCAGATCGTCAAAATCGGGATTTCCCTGAAGATGCTTCCAAACAACAGCGCGGTGTACTTCAAGTCGGACGGCGCCCGGTTCGGACAAACCCGGACCATCAAGCTGCTCACCGGGTCCAAGTACAAAATTGGGGTGGTGGTGAAACCGGGAGCAGTCCAGGCCAC CTCCATGAGTGTGGGTGGAGTGACCTTTCCCTTGGAGCAGCAATCCAAAGATCCCCAGTCCGTGGTCTACACTGGTCAGTATGACACTGAGGGGGTGGCACACACTAAGAGTGGAGAAAGGCAACCGGTTCAAATCAATATACAG TTTATGGAGGTGGGATCGTTTGAAACCGTGTGGCAGGTGAAGTTCTACAACTACAACAAGAGGGACCACTGCCAGTGGGGCAACAGCTTCAACAGCATCGAGTACGAATGCAAACCCAACGACACACGCACACTCATGTGGATCAACAAGGAGATGTTCGTCTAA